In the genome of Nocardioides marmoribigeumensis, one region contains:
- a CDS encoding transaminase, translated as MIDRTRLDSLRTAEEERFRESHPRSAELAREADHSLLAGVPMPWMTRWAGSFPLFVDSAGGARFTDVDGLEYVDLCLGDTGAMTGHALPSVASAVQDRAAHGFTTMMPSSDAAWVGEELRRRFGLDRWQFAMTATDANRFVLRFARHLTGRPKVAVMDWCYHGTVDETLAVLDGDRVVPRPGALGPQVDVALTTRVVPFNDLDALDAALAHGDVAALLMEPALTNIGMILPDEGYLARVRELTREHGVLWVVDETHTLCAGPGGATAAWGLEPDLLVVGKPIGGGIPVAAYGMTAEVADRLEGPMRGHEIDVAGVGGTLTGSALAMAATRATLSTALREEDFAAAVPLATRWTAGVAGVIAEHDLPWHVQQLGCRAEYWFCPPPRNGADAAAAIDDDLEGFMHLWALNRGVLLTPFHNMALFSPHHTESDVDRHTEVFGEAVEELLGR; from the coding sequence ATGATCGACCGCACCCGACTCGACTCCCTGCGCACCGCCGAGGAGGAGCGGTTCCGAGAGTCCCACCCGCGGTCCGCGGAGCTCGCGCGCGAGGCCGACCACAGCCTGCTGGCGGGCGTCCCGATGCCGTGGATGACCAGGTGGGCGGGCTCCTTCCCGCTCTTCGTGGACTCCGCCGGCGGGGCGCGGTTCACCGACGTCGACGGCCTGGAGTACGTCGACCTGTGCCTCGGCGACACCGGCGCGATGACGGGCCACGCGCTGCCGTCGGTCGCCTCCGCGGTGCAGGACCGGGCGGCGCACGGGTTCACCACGATGATGCCGAGCAGCGACGCCGCGTGGGTCGGCGAGGAGCTGCGGCGGCGGTTCGGGCTGGACCGCTGGCAGTTCGCGATGACCGCGACGGACGCCAACCGGTTCGTGCTGCGCTTCGCGCGACACCTGACCGGGCGGCCCAAGGTCGCGGTGATGGACTGGTGCTACCACGGCACCGTCGACGAGACCCTCGCCGTGCTCGACGGCGACCGGGTCGTCCCCCGGCCCGGTGCGCTGGGCCCGCAGGTGGACGTGGCCCTCACCACGCGGGTCGTGCCCTTCAACGACCTCGACGCGCTCGACGCGGCGCTGGCGCACGGTGACGTGGCCGCGCTGCTGATGGAGCCGGCGCTGACCAACATCGGGATGATCCTGCCCGACGAGGGCTACCTCGCCCGGGTGCGCGAGCTGACCCGGGAGCACGGCGTGCTGTGGGTCGTCGACGAGACGCACACCCTCTGCGCCGGGCCCGGGGGTGCCACCGCCGCCTGGGGCCTCGAGCCGGACCTGCTCGTGGTGGGCAAGCCCATCGGGGGCGGGATCCCGGTGGCGGCCTACGGCATGACCGCCGAGGTCGCCGACCGGCTCGAGGGGCCGATGCGCGGCCACGAGATCGACGTCGCGGGGGTCGGCGGCACCCTGACCGGCAGCGCGCTGGCGATGGCCGCGACGCGGGCGACGCTGTCCACCGCCCTGCGGGAGGAGGACTTCGCCGCCGCGGTCCCGCTGGCGACGAGGTGGACCGCCGGGGTGGCCGGCGTGATCGCCGAGCACGACCTGCCCTGGCACGTGCAGCAGCTGGGCTGCCGGGCGGAGTACTGGTTCTGCCCTCCCCCGCGCAACGGCGCCGACGCCGCCGCCGCGATCGACGACGATCTCGAGGGCTTCATGCACCTGTGGGCGCTCAACCGCGGGGTGCTGCTGACGCCCTTCCACAACATGGCGCTGTTCTCCCCGCACCACACCGAGTCCGACGTCGACCGCCACACCGAGGTCTTCGGGGAGGCGGTGGAGGAGCTGCTCGGTCGCTGA
- a CDS encoding RDD family protein yields MRSGPRREDLVLTGEAVALDLPVASVGVRAVAGVIDLVLAALLVVGAVLGIAAVGPLLDGALQAVVTLLAVVAVLVGLPTTVETVTRGRTLGKWVMGLRAVRGDAGPVSFRHCFVRALVGVVEIYLLSGAPALFSSLATSRGQRVGDLVAGTYVVRERFRLRLTEPRACPPHLRTWAASADLADPPVGLAVAVRQFLLRAPTLVPHHRWVTAQQLAASLAAYTAPDPPAGTHPEDFLAAVLAERRERDVARLRADVTRKDALLRRSAEEGRIRS; encoded by the coding sequence ATGAGGAGCGGACCGCGACGGGAGGACCTCGTCCTCACCGGCGAGGCGGTCGCCCTCGACCTCCCGGTCGCGAGCGTCGGGGTGCGAGCGGTCGCCGGGGTCATCGACCTCGTCCTGGCGGCACTCCTCGTGGTCGGGGCGGTCCTGGGCATCGCGGCCGTCGGACCGCTGCTCGACGGCGCCCTGCAGGCGGTCGTGACGCTGCTCGCCGTGGTCGCGGTGCTGGTCGGGCTCCCCACCACGGTCGAGACGGTCACCCGCGGCCGCACGCTCGGCAAGTGGGTGATGGGGCTGCGCGCGGTGCGCGGCGACGCCGGCCCGGTCTCGTTCCGGCACTGCTTCGTCCGCGCCCTGGTCGGGGTGGTCGAGATCTACCTCCTGTCCGGCGCCCCCGCGCTGTTCAGCTCGCTCGCCACCTCGCGCGGCCAGCGCGTGGGCGACCTCGTCGCGGGGACGTACGTCGTCCGCGAGCGCTTCCGGCTCAGGCTCACCGAGCCGCGAGCCTGCCCGCCGCACCTGCGCACCTGGGCGGCGAGCGCCGACCTCGCCGACCCGCCGGTCGGGCTGGCCGTCGCCGTGCGCCAGTTCCTGCTGCGCGCACCGACCCTCGTGCCCCACCACCGGTGGGTCACGGCCCAGCAGCTGGCGGCCTCGCTCGCGGCGTACACCGCCCCCGACCCGCCGGCCGGCACGCACCCCGAGGACTTCCTGGCCGCCGTCCTGGCCGAGCGGCGGGAGCGCGACGTCGCCCGCCTGCGTGCCGACGTCACGCGCAAGGACGCCCTCCTCCGAAGGAGCGCCGAGGAGGGACGCATCCGCTCGTGA
- a CDS encoding stage II sporulation protein M — translation MDLDALAAVHREEWVRLDRLSRRRRLSGEEADELVDLYTEVATHLSLVRSQAPDAEVIAYLSSVLARARSRQTGTRSASWRAAGDFFLRRFPAALYRTRWWWATTALANLAVAFLMGWWLLRHPEVETGLVGADRARQIASQDFEGYYSTYAASHFAAQVWTNNAWVAALCIGLGVFGVPVLWVLFQNVANLALMGSVMVRHDRGELFFGLILPHGLLELTAVFVAAGVGLRIFWSWVRPGHLTRGQSLAREGRSAAGVAMGLVVVLLVSGVIEAFVTPSPLPTWARIGIGVVAEVSFLAYVLVVGRAAVRAGETGDVDADLLEASVATAG, via the coding sequence ATGGACCTCGACGCCCTCGCCGCTGTGCACCGCGAGGAGTGGGTCCGGCTCGACCGGCTGAGCCGGCGCCGCCGGCTGAGCGGCGAAGAGGCCGACGAGCTGGTCGACCTCTACACCGAGGTGGCCACGCACCTGTCGCTGGTCAGGTCGCAGGCGCCGGACGCGGAGGTGATCGCCTACCTCTCCTCGGTCCTGGCCCGCGCACGCAGCCGGCAGACCGGGACCCGCTCGGCGTCGTGGCGCGCGGCGGGGGACTTCTTCCTCCGCCGCTTCCCCGCGGCGCTCTACCGCACCCGCTGGTGGTGGGCGACGACCGCGCTGGCGAACCTCGCGGTCGCGTTCCTCATGGGCTGGTGGCTGCTGCGGCACCCCGAGGTCGAGACGGGGCTCGTGGGCGCCGACCGTGCGCGGCAGATCGCCTCGCAGGACTTCGAGGGCTACTACTCGACCTATGCCGCCTCGCACTTCGCCGCGCAGGTGTGGACCAACAACGCCTGGGTCGCCGCGCTGTGCATCGGGCTCGGGGTCTTCGGCGTGCCGGTGCTCTGGGTGCTGTTCCAGAACGTCGCCAACCTCGCGCTGATGGGGTCGGTGATGGTGCGCCACGACCGCGGCGAGCTGTTCTTCGGGCTGATCCTGCCCCACGGCCTGCTCGAGCTGACCGCGGTGTTCGTGGCCGCCGGGGTCGGGCTGAGGATCTTCTGGTCATGGGTGCGGCCGGGTCACCTCACGCGGGGGCAGTCGCTGGCACGCGAGGGCCGGTCGGCCGCCGGCGTCGCGATGGGCCTGGTGGTCGTGCTGCTCGTCTCGGGGGTCATCGAGGCGTTCGTGACGCCGAGCCCCCTGCCGACCTGGGCCCGCATCGGGATCGGCGTCGTCGCGGAGGTGTCCTTCCTGGCCTACGTCCTGGTGGTCGGGCGTGCCGCCGTCCGGGCCGGCGAGACCGGCGACGTCGACGCCGACCTGCTCGAGGCCTCGGTCGCCACCGCGGGCTGA
- a CDS encoding DUF58 domain-containing protein, which produces MHLTGRTPLLVLCGLAAVVVRPTLGTAWAWLLVVVLLVGLDLLLAPSPRRLEVVRAVVPPAREGARSETTLTVRNPGPRGVRGQLRDAWQPTAGAEANRHRLRLPAGEQARLTTPLRPTRRGRLRADKVTVRSRGPLGLACRQVSREVPGELRVAPPFESRKHLPSRLAVLREMDGRTAVRTRGQGTEFDSLREYVRGDDWRSIDWRATARSRTTVVRTWQPERDRRVVLVLDTSRTSAARVADVPRLDAAMEAVQLLATLAARAGDVVDVVAGDVALRLQLSSGHRHGVLPDLQAALGDLEPVFVEADWRLLAGAVQGLTSQRSLVVVLTSLDAAAGEHGLLPHLPVLARRHEVLVAATVDPSEADEPPQLVTEAYAAAGRAGGRERRRRAAAALALTGVEVLETSPDRLPVGVADHYLALKAAGRL; this is translated from the coding sequence GTGCACCTGACCGGCCGCACCCCGTTGCTCGTGCTGTGCGGGCTCGCGGCCGTCGTCGTCCGCCCCACCCTCGGCACCGCCTGGGCGTGGCTGCTCGTGGTCGTCCTGCTGGTCGGTCTCGACCTCCTCCTCGCCCCCTCGCCGCGGCGGCTGGAGGTCGTGCGTGCCGTCGTACCCCCGGCGCGGGAGGGGGCGCGCAGCGAGACGACCCTGACCGTCCGCAACCCGGGGCCTCGTGGGGTCCGCGGGCAGCTGCGCGACGCCTGGCAGCCGACCGCGGGCGCGGAGGCCAACCGCCACCGGCTCCGGCTGCCGGCCGGGGAGCAGGCGCGGCTGACCACGCCGCTGCGCCCGACCCGGAGGGGACGGCTGCGGGCAGACAAGGTGACCGTGCGGTCACGCGGGCCGCTGGGGCTCGCCTGCCGGCAGGTCTCGCGCGAGGTGCCGGGCGAGCTCCGCGTCGCGCCGCCGTTCGAGTCCCGCAAGCACCTGCCGTCGCGGCTGGCGGTGCTGCGCGAGATGGACGGCCGCACGGCGGTGCGGACCCGCGGCCAGGGCACCGAGTTCGACTCGCTGCGGGAGTACGTCCGCGGCGACGACTGGCGCAGCATCGACTGGCGCGCCACGGCCCGCAGCCGTACGACGGTCGTGCGCACCTGGCAGCCGGAACGGGACCGCCGCGTGGTGCTGGTCCTCGACACCTCCCGCACCTCGGCCGCCCGCGTCGCCGACGTCCCGCGCCTCGACGCGGCCATGGAGGCCGTGCAGCTGCTGGCGACCCTCGCGGCACGGGCCGGGGACGTGGTGGACGTCGTCGCCGGCGACGTGGCCCTGCGTCTCCAGCTCTCGTCGGGCCACCGGCACGGCGTCCTCCCGGACCTGCAGGCCGCACTGGGCGACCTCGAGCCGGTCTTCGTCGAGGCCGACTGGCGACTCCTCGCGGGGGCCGTGCAGGGCCTGACCTCGCAGCGCAGCCTGGTCGTCGTGCTCACCTCCCTCGACGCCGCGGCCGGCGAGCACGGCCTGCTGCCCCACCTCCCCGTGCTGGCGCGACGGCACGAGGTGCTGGTGGCCGCCACCGTCGACCCCTCGGAGGCCGACGAGCCCCCGCAGCTGGTCACCGAGGCCTACGCCGCCGCGGGCCGGGCCGGTGGCCGTGAACGGCGCCGGCGTGCGGCCGCGGCCCTCGCCCTGACCGGGGTCGAGGTCCTCGAGACCTCGCCGGACCGGCTGCCCGTGGGCGTCGCCGACCACTACCTCGCCCTCAAGGCCGCCGGGCGGCTGTGA
- a CDS encoding AAA family ATPase, whose product MTQSDQSDPSDPSDPSDPSEQSAARVPDGTADAARQALQDVRREVGKAVVGQDAAVAGLLVALICEGHVLLEGVPGVAKTLLVRALSAALGVETKRVQFSPDLMPGDITGSMMLDGHDGGLVFRPGPLFTNLLLADEINRTPPKTQSALLEAMEERQVSVDGTSHPLPVPFLVAATQNPVEFQGTYPLPEAQLDRFLLKVTLPVPGRDDEIEVLRRHAAGFDPHALASAGLATVASADQVRDAIASVSTVSVSPEVCGYVVDVARATRHSPSVALGVSPRGATALLRTSRAWAWLNGRDFVTPDDVKSLASATLAHRMVLTPSAELEGVDTARVLATALQSVAVPR is encoded by the coding sequence ATGACCCAGTCCGACCAGTCCGACCCGTCCGACCCGTCCGACCCGTCCGACCCGTCCGAGCAGTCAGCTGCGCGCGTGCCCGACGGCACGGCCGACGCGGCGCGCCAGGCGCTCCAGGACGTACGCCGGGAGGTCGGCAAGGCGGTCGTCGGCCAGGACGCCGCCGTGGCCGGCCTGCTCGTCGCGCTGATCTGCGAGGGGCACGTGCTCCTCGAGGGGGTGCCCGGGGTGGCCAAGACCCTGCTCGTGCGCGCCCTGTCCGCGGCGCTCGGCGTGGAGACCAAGCGGGTGCAGTTCAGCCCCGACCTCATGCCGGGCGACATCACCGGCTCGATGATGCTCGACGGGCACGACGGCGGGCTGGTGTTCCGCCCCGGTCCCCTGTTCACGAACCTCCTGCTGGCCGACGAGATCAACCGCACGCCGCCCAAGACCCAGTCGGCGCTGCTCGAGGCGATGGAGGAGCGCCAGGTGTCGGTCGACGGCACGAGCCATCCGCTGCCCGTCCCATTTCTTGTCGCGGCGACACAGAATCCCGTCGAGTTCCAGGGCACCTATCCCCTCCCCGAGGCCCAGCTCGACCGCTTCCTGCTCAAGGTCACCCTGCCCGTGCCCGGCCGTGACGACGAGATCGAGGTGCTGCGCCGCCACGCCGCCGGCTTCGACCCCCACGCCCTCGCCTCGGCGGGCCTCGCCACGGTGGCGTCGGCGGACCAGGTGCGCGACGCGATCGCCTCGGTCTCGACGGTGTCGGTCTCGCCCGAGGTGTGCGGCTACGTCGTCGACGTGGCTCGCGCCACCCGGCACAGCCCGTCGGTGGCGCTCGGCGTCAGCCCCCGCGGCGCCACCGCGCTGCTGCGCACCAGCCGCGCGTGGGCCTGGCTCAACGGCCGCGACTTCGTCACCCCCGACGACGTGAAGTCGCTGGCCTCGGCCACCCTCGCCCACCGCATGGTCCTCACCCCGTCCGCCGAGCTGGAGGGCGTCGACACCGCCCGGGTGCTCGCCACCGCGCTCCAGTCGGTCGCGGTCCCGCGGTGA
- a CDS encoding DUF4350 domain-containing protein, producing MTGTLTAGAGTSRPGGARGWVGLALLLLVGAVLLTVADLGRAGSTEPLHPQNPTEDGARAVARVLADHGVDVEVVGSDRALRRTDLDAGTTLVVTGTGELGTSTYATVRDALDRAGTTVLVTPPDRLLDELDVTARSGSPIGGSLEAECDLPLLEDLTVDAVGTPYAVGGETGDAACFRTGPGAELPGLVATTGDTLLVGAAGLLTNDTVDEPDNAAVALRVLGQHPRVVWYHATADDLAAGDERADATELSTVLPRWLGPGLLLVAVAVLLALLWQGRRFGPLVVEPLPVTVRADETEASRGRLYRAARDRRHAAAALRADARSAWRERLHLPPTASVDDLVDHLAARAGAPDRRTLHALLADGPVADDRALLRLAVDLAALTDPHPGTGPGKDRP from the coding sequence GTGACCGGCACCCTCACCGCGGGCGCCGGCACCTCCCGGCCCGGTGGCGCGCGCGGCTGGGTCGGCCTGGCCCTCCTGCTCCTCGTCGGCGCGGTCCTGCTCACCGTCGCCGACCTCGGTCGCGCCGGGTCGACCGAGCCGCTCCACCCCCAGAACCCCACCGAGGACGGGGCGAGGGCGGTGGCCCGGGTCCTGGCCGACCACGGGGTCGACGTCGAGGTCGTGGGCTCCGACCGCGCGCTCCGGCGGACCGACCTCGACGCGGGCACCACGCTGGTCGTGACCGGCACCGGCGAGCTCGGCACGTCGACGTACGCCACCGTGCGGGACGCGCTCGACCGGGCCGGCACCACCGTCCTGGTGACCCCGCCCGACCGGCTGCTCGACGAGCTCGACGTCACGGCGCGGTCCGGGTCGCCGATCGGCGGGAGCCTGGAGGCCGAGTGCGACCTGCCGCTGCTCGAGGACCTGACCGTCGACGCGGTCGGCACGCCGTACGCCGTCGGGGGGGAGACCGGCGACGCCGCCTGCTTCCGCACCGGCCCAGGCGCCGAGCTGCCCGGCCTCGTCGCCACGACCGGCGACACCCTGCTCGTCGGCGCGGCGGGCCTGCTCACCAACGACACGGTCGACGAGCCGGACAACGCCGCCGTCGCACTGCGCGTGCTGGGGCAGCACCCGCGGGTGGTCTGGTACCACGCCACCGCCGACGACCTGGCCGCCGGCGACGAGCGCGCGGACGCCACCGAGCTGAGCACCGTCCTCCCCCGCTGGCTGGGGCCGGGCCTGCTGCTGGTCGCCGTCGCGGTCCTGCTCGCGCTGCTCTGGCAGGGGCGGCGCTTCGGTCCTCTCGTGGTGGAGCCGCTGCCGGTGACCGTGCGCGCGGACGAGACCGAGGCCAGCCGCGGGCGCCTCTACCGCGCCGCACGCGACCGCCGCCACGCGGCCGCCGCCCTGCGTGCCGACGCGCGGTCCGCCTGGCGCGAGCGCCTCCACCTCCCACCCACCGCCTCGGTCGACGACCTGGTCGACCACCTCGCGGCCCGCGCAGGCGCTCCGGACCGCCGGACCCTCCACGCCCTGCTCGCCGACGGCCCCGTCGCCGACGACCGCGCCCTGCTGCGGCTGGCCGTCGACCTCGCGGCCCTCACCGACCCCCACCCGGGCACCGGCCCAGGAAAGGACCGTCCATGA
- a CDS encoding DUF4129 domain-containing protein: MSGLDPSPDQAREWVTRELARPEYPHPSLLDRFLSWLGDRLDGLVSAAGGSGVGVLVAVVVAGVLAVVLLAALSRVRRDPVATGGEAGVLDLPETADGLRRRAELSLADGRPGDAVADAARALARRCVERGLIDDSPGRTTHEVYAEVAARFTDRSSRLMGAADLFDRVVYGRRAAGADAARDLLDLEDELRRTRPGAAGPVDGLAVPR, encoded by the coding sequence GTGAGCGGGCTCGACCCGTCGCCCGACCAGGCCCGGGAGTGGGTGACGCGGGAGCTCGCCCGGCCGGAGTACCCCCACCCGTCCCTGCTCGACCGGTTCCTCAGCTGGCTCGGCGACCGGCTCGACGGCCTCGTCTCCGCCGCCGGGGGGTCGGGCGTCGGGGTGCTGGTGGCGGTGGTGGTGGCCGGGGTCCTGGCCGTCGTGCTGCTCGCCGCGCTGTCGCGGGTCCGGCGCGACCCCGTGGCAACCGGTGGTGAGGCCGGCGTCCTCGACCTGCCCGAGACCGCCGACGGGCTGAGGCGCCGCGCGGAGCTGTCCCTGGCCGACGGACGACCCGGTGACGCCGTGGCCGACGCCGCGCGGGCGCTCGCCCGGCGGTGCGTCGAGCGCGGCCTGATCGACGACTCCCCGGGCCGCACCACGCACGAGGTCTACGCCGAGGTCGCCGCACGGTTCACCGACCGGTCGTCCCGGCTGATGGGCGCCGCGGACCTCTTCGACCGCGTCGTCTACGGCCGCCGTGCCGCCGGCGCCGACGCGGCCCGGGACCTGCTCGACCTCGAGGACGAGCTGCGTCGCACCCGGCCCGGTGCCGCCGGCCCCGTCGACGGGCTGGCGGTCCCCCGGTGA
- the rpsJ gene encoding 30S ribosomal protein S10, whose translation MAGQKIRIRLKAYDHEVIDTSARKIVDTVTRTGAKVAGPVPLPTEKNVYCVIRSPHKYKDSREHFEMRTHKRLIDIIDPTPKTVDSLMRLDLPAGVDIEIKL comes from the coding sequence ATGGCGGGACAGAAGATCCGCATCAGGCTTAAGGCCTACGACCACGAGGTGATCGACACCTCGGCGCGCAAGATCGTGGACACGGTCACGCGCACGGGTGCGAAGGTGGCAGGCCCGGTGCCGCTGCCGACCGAGAAGAACGTCTACTGCGTGATTCGGTCGCCCCACAAGTACAAGGACTCCCGGGAGCACTTCGAGATGCGCACGCACAAGCGCCTCATCGACATCATCGACCCCACCCCCAAGACGGTGGACTCGCTGATGCGTCTCGATCTGCCCGCCGGCGTCGACATCGAGATCAAGCTCTGA
- the rplC gene encoding 50S ribosomal protein L3, translating into MTMEHPIKGLLGTKLGMTQLWDENNRVIPVTVVAAGTNVVTQVRGPEKDGYNAVQIGFGEIEGRKVNKPETGHFVAAGVTPRRHVAEIRTSDAASYTVGQELAPADVFAAGDVVDVSGTTKGKGFAGVMKRHGFAGVSASHGAHRNHRKPGSIGGCATPGRVFKGMRMAGRMGGVTATTQNLTVHAVDADKGLLLIKGAVPGPKGSLLVIRTAAKKGGVQ; encoded by the coding sequence ATGACGATGGAGCACCCGATCAAGGGACTGCTGGGCACCAAGCTCGGCATGACCCAGCTCTGGGACGAGAACAACCGTGTGATCCCCGTGACGGTCGTCGCGGCCGGCACCAACGTGGTCACCCAGGTCCGCGGACCCGAGAAGGACGGCTACAACGCCGTGCAGATCGGCTTCGGCGAGATCGAGGGCCGCAAGGTCAACAAGCCGGAGACCGGTCACTTCGTCGCGGCCGGGGTCACCCCCCGCCGCCACGTCGCCGAGATCCGCACCAGCGACGCCGCGTCCTACACGGTCGGCCAGGAGCTCGCTCCCGCCGACGTGTTCGCCGCCGGTGACGTGGTGGACGTCTCCGGCACCACCAAGGGCAAGGGCTTCGCCGGTGTCATGAAGCGTCATGGCTTCGCCGGCGTGTCCGCCTCCCACGGTGCGCACCGCAACCACCGCAAGCCGGGCTCGATCGGTGGCTGTGCCACTCCGGGCCGTGTCTTCAAGGGCATGCGCATGGCCGGTCGCATGGGTGGCGTCACCGCGACCACCCAGAACCTCACCGTCCACGCCGTCGACGCGGACAAGGGCCTGCTGCTGATCAAGGGCGCCGTCCCCGGCCCCAAGGGCAGCCTGCTCGTGATCCGCACCGCTGCCAAGAAGGGTGGTGTCCAGTGA
- the rplD gene encoding 50S ribosomal protein L4, with translation MSAKLVKVDFPAEIFDVEVNIPLIHQVVVAQQAAARQGTHATKTRGEVRGGGRKPYKQKGTGRARQGSTRAPQFAGGGTVHGPQPRSYDQRTPKKMKAAALRGALSDRARAGRVHVVEALVEGEVPSTKGALKLLRDVTSARKALVVVERGDDLTRRSLRNEQSVHLLPVDQLNTYDVLVADDVVFTKAAYDAFVAGPSTGKSVKAVGTATDAPEAANGTQEIHQ, from the coding sequence GTGAGCGCCAAGCTCGTGAAGGTCGACTTCCCCGCCGAGATCTTCGACGTCGAGGTCAACATCCCGCTGATCCACCAGGTCGTCGTGGCCCAGCAGGCCGCTGCGCGTCAGGGCACGCACGCCACCAAGACCCGCGGCGAGGTCCGCGGTGGTGGCCGCAAGCCCTACAAGCAGAAGGGCACCGGCCGCGCCCGTCAGGGCTCGACCCGTGCGCCGCAGTTCGCCGGTGGTGGCACCGTCCACGGCCCGCAGCCGCGGTCCTACGACCAGCGCACGCCCAAGAAGATGAAGGCCGCCGCCCTGCGCGGTGCCCTCTCCGACCGGGCCCGCGCCGGCCGCGTGCACGTCGTCGAGGCCCTCGTCGAGGGTGAGGTCCCCAGCACCAAGGGCGCGCTCAAGCTGCTCCGCGACGTGACCTCGGCCCGCAAGGCCCTGGTCGTCGTCGAGCGCGGTGACGACCTGACCCGCCGCTCGCTCCGCAACGAGCAGAGCGTGCACCTCCTGCCGGTCGACCAGCTCAACACCTACGACGTGCTGGTCGCCGACGACGTGGTCTTCACCAAGGCCGCCTACGACGCCTTCGTCGCCGGGCCCTCCACGGGCAAGTCGGTCAAGGCTGTGGGAACTGCAACGGACGCGCCTGAAGCGGCCAATGGCACCCAGGAGATCCACCAGTGA
- the rplW gene encoding 50S ribosomal protein L23, producing MSTFHKDHRDVIIRPVVSEKSYGLMDLNKYTFLVHPDANKTEIKIAIEKIFDVKVTSVNTMNRQGKARRTRTGVGRRAATKRAIVSLAEGQSIDVFGGPVG from the coding sequence GTGAGCACATTCCACAAGGACCACCGCGACGTGATCATCCGTCCGGTCGTGAGCGAGAAGAGCTACGGCCTGATGGACCTCAACAAGTACACCTTCCTGGTGCACCCCGACGCGAACAAGACCGAGATCAAGATCGCCATCGAGAAGATCTTCGACGTCAAGGTCACCTCGGTGAACACCATGAACCGCCAGGGCAAGGCTCGCCGCACCCGCACGGGTGTCGGCCGTCGCGCCGCCACCAAGCGCGCGATCGTCAGCCTCGCCGAGGGTCAGAGCATCGACGTCTTCGGGGGCCCGGTCGGCTGA
- the rplB gene encoding 50S ribosomal protein L2, with protein sequence MGIRKYKPTTPGRRGSSVADFVEITRTTPEKSLLRPLPKKGGRNNQGRITTRHQGGGHKRAYRVIDFRRYDKDGVPAKVAHIEYDPNRTARIALLHYADGEKRYIVAPKDLRQGMTVEAGVKADIKPGNNLPLRNIPVGTTIHCVELRPGGGAKMARSAGNSAQLVAREGSRATLRLPSGEMRFVDVRCRATIGEVGNAEQSNINWGKAGRMRWKGRRPTVRGVVMNPVDHPHGGGEGKTSGGRHPVSPWGKPEGRTRRRKASDAQIIRRRKSGKRR encoded by the coding sequence ATGGGTATCCGTAAGTACAAGCCGACCACGCCGGGTCGTCGCGGCTCGTCCGTCGCCGACTTCGTGGAGATCACCCGGACCACGCCGGAGAAGTCGCTGCTGCGCCCCCTTCCCAAGAAGGGCGGCCGCAACAACCAGGGACGCATCACCACGCGTCACCAGGGTGGCGGCCACAAGCGTGCCTACCGCGTGATCGACTTCCGTCGCTACGACAAGGACGGCGTCCCCGCGAAGGTCGCGCACATCGAGTACGACCCCAACCGCACCGCGCGCATCGCGCTGCTGCACTACGCCGACGGCGAGAAGCGCTACATCGTGGCGCCGAAGGACCTGCGCCAGGGCATGACGGTCGAGGCCGGGGTCAAGGCCGACATCAAGCCGGGCAACAACCTGCCGCTGCGCAACATCCCCGTCGGCACGACGATCCACTGCGTCGAGCTCCGTCCCGGTGGCGGCGCCAAGATGGCCCGCTCGGCCGGCAACAGCGCCCAGCTGGTGGCCCGCGAGGGCTCCCGCGCGACGCTGCGCCTGCCCTCGGGCGAGATGCGGTTCGTCGACGTGCGCTGCCGCGCCACGATCGGTGAGGTCGGCAACGCCGAGCAGTCCAACATCAACTGGGGCAAGGCCGGCCGCATGCGCTGGAAGGGCCGTCGCCCCACCGTCCGTGGTGTCGTCATGAACCCGGTCGACCACCCGCACGGTGGTGGTGAGGGCAAGACCTCCGGTGGCCGCCACCCGGTGTCCCCCTGGGGCAAGCCCGAGGGCCGCACGCGTCGTCGCAAGGCTTCCGACGCCCAGATCATCCGTCGTCGCAAGTCCGGCAAGCGCCGCTGA
- the rpsS gene encoding 30S ribosomal protein S19, with translation MPRSLKKGPFVDDHLLKKVEAQNEKGTHNVIKTWSRRSMILPEMIGHTIAVHDGRKHVPVFVSDSMVGHKLGEFAPTRTYRGHVKDDRKSRRR, from the coding sequence ATGCCTCGCAGCCTGAAGAAGGGCCCCTTCGTCGACGACCACCTGCTCAAGAAGGTGGAAGCGCAGAACGAGAAGGGCACCCACAACGTGATCAAGACGTGGTCGCGCCGGTCGATGATCCTCCCCGAGATGATCGGGCACACCATCGCCGTGCACGACGGTCGCAAGCACGTCCCCGTCTTCGTCAGCGACTCCATGGTGGGCCACAAGCTGGGCGAGTTCGCCCCCACCCGGACCTACCGCGGACACGTCAAGGACGACCGGAAGAGCCGCCGCCGCTGA